A single region of the Cynocephalus volans isolate mCynVol1 chromosome 12, mCynVol1.pri, whole genome shotgun sequence genome encodes:
- the LOC134361347 gene encoding olfactory receptor 9Q1-like: protein MAGTNLTLVTEFLLIAFTQCPERALPLFLLFLFIYLITLLGNLGMITLIHVDRRLHTPMYFLLRHLSFMDICYSSVTVPQTMAVLLEHGAALSSTRCAAQFFLFTFFGAIDCYLLALMAYDRYVAVCQPLFYVTIMTQKARWGFVAGAYVAGLFSALVRTVSTFTLSFCGNNEIDFIFCDLPPLLKLTCGDSYTQESVIIVFAIFVIPACMVVILVSCLLIIVAIMRIPSAGGRAKTFSTCASHLAAVSLFFGTLIFMYLRDNSGQSSEEDRVVSVFYTTVIPMLNPLIYSLRNKEVKETLKNLLRRVKLS from the coding sequence ATGGCGGGGACAAACCTCACCTTAGTGACCGAATTCCTCCTTATCGCGTTCACCCAATGTCCCGAACGGGcgctccctctcttcctcctgtttttgtttatctatctCATCACTTTACTGGGGAACTTGGGGATGATCACTCTGATCCACGTGGATCGCCGGCTCCACACCCCGATGTACTTCCTCCTGAGACACCTCTCCTTCATGGACATCTGCTACTCATCTGTCACTGTCCCTCAGACGATGGCCGTGTTGCTGGAGCACGGGGCAGCTTTATCCTCCACACGCTGTGCAGCTCAGTTCTTTCTGTTCACCTTCTTCGGTGCCATCGACTGCTACCTCCTGGCCCTCATGGCCTACGACCGCTATGTGGCCGTGTGCCAGCCCCTGTTCTATGTCACCATCATGACTCAGAAGGCCCGCTGGGGTTTTGTGGCCGGGGCTTACGTGGCTGGCCTCTTCAGCGCCTTGGTGCGGACCGTCTCCACTTTCACTCTCTCCTTCTGCGGAAACAATGAGATCGACTTCATTTTCTGTGACCtccctcctcttttaaagctGACCTGTGGGGACAGCTACACCCAGGAATCGGTCATTATTGTGTTTGCCATCTTTGTTATCCCTGCCTGCATGGTGGTGATCTTGGTGTCCTGCCTGCTTATCATCGTGGCTATTATGAGGATCCCCTCGGCTGGAGGCCGGGCCAAGACCTTTTCTACATGTGCCTCCCACCTCGCGGCTGTGTCACTTTTTTTTGGCACCCTCATCTTCATGTACCTGCGAGATAACTCTGGCCAGTCCTCAGAGGAGGATCGGGTGGTGTCCGTGTTCTACACGACAGTGATCCCCATGTTAAACCCCctcatctacagcctgaggaacaaggaAGTGAAGGAGACCCTAAAGAACCTTCTCAGAAGAGTCAAATTGTCCTAA